From the Porphyrobacter sp. CACIAM 03H1 genome, the window CTCGGTCGGGCCGGCGGGAGCGGCGGCCTCCTCGTGGCGGGCGAACTGGGCGGTCACCTTGTTCACGTAGCGAACCATCAGGAAGATGATGAAGGCGAGGATCAGGAAGTTGATCACCACCGACACGAAGGCGCCCAGCCCCAGCACATTCGCCCCCGCCTCGCGCGCGGCAGCAAGCGGCGTACCCGGCGCGACCTCGCCCGAGAGGACGATGTAGCGGTCCGAAAAGTCGATATTGCCGAAGAGCGCGCCGACCACCGGCATGATGATCTCGTCCGTCAGCGACTTGACGATGGCGCCGAAAGCCGCGCCGATGATCACCCCGACCGCCAGGTCCATGACATTGCCCTTGGCGATGAAAGCCCTGAATTCCGACAGCATCACGATCCCCTTTGCCATTGCCGTTAGGGATGTTCTGGCACCCGCACGCCGCTCTGCCAAGCGTGAGGGTGCTGTCAGTCCACCGCTTGAACGGGCAAAGTGGTGTGCTATATGCGCAATACAGATTGACCGCTGCCGGCATGCGACCGGCGCGCTTTCAGGAGGGATTGCCACATGACTCTCGCCACCACCCTGCGCGGCGCCTTCGCCGCCCTCGCCGCGCTGAGCCTTGCCGCCTGCGGGATCAACTCGGTCCCGACCGCCGAGGAGGAGGCCAAGGCCAAGTGGGCCGATGTCGAGGCGCAGTTTCAGCGCCGCGCCAACCTCATCCCCAACCTCGCCGAAGTGACCAAGGGCGCGGGCGAGAACGAGCGCACCATCCTGACCCAGGTGACCGAGGCCCGCGCCCGCGCGACCAGCATCAACGTCACTGCCGACGATCTCAACGACCCGGCCAAGATGGAGCAGTTCGCCGCCGCGCAGAGCCAGCTCGGCGCCGGGATCGGCCGCCTGCTCGCCAGCGTCGAGGCCTATCCGCAGGTCCAGTCGAACCAGAACTACCTCGCGCTGCAAAGCCAGCTCGAAGGCACCGAGAACCGCATCGCCGTCGCCATCCGCGACTACAACGAGGCGGTGCGCAAGTATAACACCACGATCCGCACCTTCCCGGATTCGATCGGCGCGAACATCATCCACGGTGCCGAGCCGATGGTGCCCTACAAGGCCGTGACCGAAGGCGCCGAGGCCGCGCCGACACTCGACATGACGTCGAACTGAGCGGCGTGCTCCGCTCGCTTGTCCTGTTGCTGGCGGCCGTAGCGGCGTGGCTTGCCGCGCCGCTCGCCGCGCAGCCGCAGTTCCCCGAACTGACGGGGCGCGTGGTCGACAATGCCGACCTGCTGACGCCCGAGGCCGAGGCGGCGCTGACGACCAAACTCGAAGCGCTGGAAACCCAGTCGCAGCGCCAGCTGGTCGTGGCGACCGTGCCGGACCTGCAAGGCTACGACATCTCCGATTACGGCTATCAGCTGGGCCGCGCTTGGGGCCTCGGCGATGCGGAGCGCAACGACGGCGCGCTGCTGCTGGTCGCCCCCAACGACCGCAAGGTGCGGATCGAGGTCGGTTATGGGCTGGAGGGCTATCTCACCGATGCCCTGTCCTCCCTGATCATCCAGAACCAGATCCTGCCGCGTTTCCGCGACGGTGATTTCCCCGGCGGAATCGAGGCAGGAACCGACGCGATCATTGCCCAGCTCCAGCTTTCGCCCGAGGAGGCCGCGAAGGTCGCCTCCGAGGCGGGCAAGGCGCGCGAGAGCGACGGCGGCTTCCCTGTCGGCGTGCTGATCTGGCTGGCCTTCATGTTCTTCTTCTTCATTCTGCCGCTGCTCGCCGGACGCGGGCGGCGCCGGCGCTACCGTTCGCGCGGGAAAGGCCCTTGGGGCAGCCGCGACCTCGGCGACACGGCGCGCGACATCATCCTGTGGGAAGTCGGCAGCGCGGTCGCGCGCGGCCTGCTCTCCGGCGGCGACAATGATGGCGGCGGTGGCTGGGGCGGAGGCGGCTTCGGCGGCGGCGGCGGTTTTTCCGGCGGTGGCGGCTCCTTCGGGGGCGGCGGCGCCTCGGGAGGGTGGTGAGACATGGCCTATCTTGACGATGCCGGCCGCGCACGTGTCGGCGCGGCGGTGACGGAGGCGGAGAGCGCCACCTCGGGCGAGATCGTCACGGTGCTCGCCGATGCCTCGGACGGCTACACCGATGTCGCCCTGCTGTGGGCGGTCGGCGCGGCCTTCACCGCCATGAGCGTCTTCGCCGCCCTCCCCCAGCCCTTCCTCGACCTGTGGGATCGCCTGATCGGCGGATGGGGCCACGAATGGACCACGGGCGAGCTCGCCAGCATGGTGATCGGGCTCGGGTTGGTGAAGTTCCTCGCCGTGCTGCTCGTGCAGCAGTGGCAGCCGCTCAAGTTCGCGCTGATCCCCGGCCCGACCAAGACGATCCGCGTCCACAATCAGGCAGTGCGCCAGTTCAAGGTCGGCGCGGAACGGCGCACCACCGGGCGCACCGGCGTGCTGATCTACCTCTCGATGCGCGAGCACCGGGCCGAGATCGTCGCCGACGAGAGCATCGCCGCCAAGGTCTCCGCCGAGGTGTGGGGCGAGGCGATGGGCGACATGCTCGCCCTGATCCGCAAGGGCCAAGTTGCCGAGGGGCTGGCGGTCGGCATCCGCGATGTCGGCTTCGTCCTCGCCGAGCATTTCCCGCGCGGCGCCGAGGACGTGAACGAGCTGCCCGACCGGCTGATCGAGGTTTAGCTCCCCTTCCCTATTGACCCGCCGCGCGAAGCTGTCGAAGGGCCGTCCTTCCCCAGCCGACGGAGCCCCCAATTGGAACGAGACCGCGACGCCGACCTTCCCGAAGAGGTGATGTGGGAAGGGCGCTTCATCACCGCCAAGAAGCGCGGCCGGTGGGAATATGTCGGCCGCGCGCGCGGCATCCGGGCGGCGGCGATCATCGCGCTCGACGAGGACCCGGACGGCACCCGCCATGTGATCCTCGTCAGCCAGTACCGCGTGCCGCTCGGCCGCTTCAGCCTTGAAATTCCCGCCGGCCTGATCGGCGATGACGAGGGCAAGGAAGGCGAGGATGCAACCCTCGCCGCCGCGCGAGAGCTCGAGGAGGAGACCGGCTACCGCGCCGGCAAGCTCGAAGTGCTGGGCGAGTTCTACTCCTCGCCCGGCATGGTCTCGGAATGCTTCACCCTGCTGAAGGCAACCGCGCTCGAACGGGTGAGCGCAGGCGGAGGGACCGAGGGCGAGAACATCCTCGTCCACCGCGTCGCCCTGCGCGATCTGGCGCGCTTCGTCGCCGAGTGGCGCAGGGCTGGCCATGCGGTCGATGTGCGGATAGCGATGCTTCTGACACCGGGATACTTGGGAGAGGAATAGAACATGGCAGGACGTGTGGCGGGCAAGCTCGCATTGGTGACCGGGGCTGCGCAGGGCCTCGGCCGGGCGCATTGCATCCGGCTGGCGCAGGAAGGCGCGCGGGTGCTGGCGACCGACATCAACGGCGCGGGCGCGGAGGAGACCGCGGCGATCGTCAACGCGGAAGTGGGCGAAGGCACCGCCTTCGGCATGGCCCATGACGTCACCGACCCCGCCCAGTGGGAAGCCGCGGTCGATGCCGCGCGCGAGAAGCTCGGCGGCCTCAACGTGCTGGTCAACAATGCCGGGATCGGCGTTCCCGGCAACATCGAGGCCTGCGATTTCGGCGACTGGCAGCGGTGCTTCGACATCAACGTCAACTCGATCTTCCACGGCTGCCAGAAGGCCCTGCCCCTGATGCGCGAGCACGCGCCGGGATCGATCATCAACATCTCCTCGATCGCGGGGCTGATCGCGAGCGACACCATGCCGGCCTACAACGCCTCGAAGGCGGCGGTGTGGATGCTGTCGAAGTCGATCGCGCTGCACTGCGCGAAGAAGGGGATGCAGATCCGCTGCAACTCGGTGCATCCCACCTTCGTCGACACCCCGATCCTTGACGGGACGGCCCGCGCCCATGCGCTCGACAAGGACGTGCTGATGGAAAAGCTCGCGCGACAGATCCCGCTGAAGTTCGTCGGCGAGCCCAACGACATCGCCAACGCGGTGGTCTACCTCGCCAGCGACGAGAGCCGCTTCATGACCGGCGCGGAGCTCAAGCTCGACGGCGGCATTTCGGCGATGTGATCGGCAAGAGCCAGACAAAAAGAAAGGGGCCCCGAAGGCCCCTTCCCGGTTTTCTCGATCAGGTGCAGCGGCCCGATAACCGGGAACCGCTTGTCTGGCGCTGCACTCAATCGGCGATCAGAGCGATCGCCAGGTAGATCAGGATGAAGCTGCCGAAGCCGAGCAGGGTGCCGGCGACGAAGCCGATCCGCACCAGCATGGCGTCGATCCCGAAGTGGTCGGCGATCCCTGCGCACACGCCGAAGATCTTGCCGTTGGTCTTGTCGAGGCGGAAGCCGCGGCTGGGCGGCTTGCCGCCGGAGTGACCGGTGATGTCGTTCATATGTCTCGTGTCCTTTGCGGGTTCGATCAGGCGGTCAGGCCGGGGGTGGCGGGAACGATCGCGTAGGCGAAGCTGGCGACGGTCAGGATGACAGCGAAGGCGGCCGAGGCGAAGCGGGCGGTCTGGTCGGGGGAGAACATGGTCAATGGTCCTTTGTCTTGGTCGGGTACTGAGGATCAGGCGACGAGGGTCGGGGTGGCGGGGATGATCGCGTAGGCGAAGACGGCGGCGGAAAGCACGACCGAGAAGGCGGCGGCGAAGAAGCGGTTGCTGGTTTCGATGGCGGTCATTGGAAGTCTCCTTTGGTGTTTCTTGTGATGTTTCCGGGACCATCCCGGGATGCCAGATACATTGCAGGAGGCGTGCCAAACTCGAAAAACGGCGGATTTCCGCCATTTCCATCCTTGCTCCAGGCAAACGCGCCGTTCAGCCAAACGAAAGCTTGGGAATTTTTCCCAAGCATTGGGATCGGCGATTTCGCCGCCTCGCGTCTGGCCAAATCTCACCCCTCCCGCTACCCCCGCCCGAGCCATGGGCCTCAGCCGCATCAGCCTCGAGAACTTCCGCAACCACGCCGCGACGAACCTCGGCGAGACCGCGCATTTCAATCTGCTCGTGGGCGAGAACGGCGCGGGAAAGACCAACCTGCTCGAGGCGCTCTCGCTGCTCGGTCCGGGGCGCGGGCTGCGGCGCGCGAACCTCGGCGATCTGGCGCGGCGCGCGATGCCGGGCGATGCGCCGCTCCCCTTCGCCATCGGCGCGAGCCTGACCGAGGCCGGCACCGTCTCCGCCCGCATCGGGACCTATACCGAGGCTGGCCAGCCGGCGCGGCGGCTGGTGCGGGTCAACGGCGCGCCCGCCAGCGCGTCGAGCCTTGCCGAATGGCTTGCGCTCTCGTGGCTGACCCCTGCGATGGACGGGTTGTTCACCGACAGCGCCGGGGCGCGGCGGCGCTTCATGGACCGCATGGCGCTCGCCCTCGCCCCCGATCATGCGCGCCGCGTCAATGCGCTCGAGGCGGCCTTGCGGGAGCGCGGCAAGCTCCTCGAGAACCGCGCCGATCCGCGCTGGCTCGATGCCGTCGAGGCGCAGGTCGCAGAGCACGGCGCATCCGTCGCCCGGGCCCGCGCCGAGCTTGTCCTGCGCCTGGCCGACGAGCTTTCCGCCCTCCCTCCGGAGCCCTTCGCGCGGCCTGCGCTCGCCTATCTGCCGGGAGGCCCCACTGACCAGACCGCCCTGCGCGCCGAACTCGCCCGCGCCCGCCCGCGCGACCGCGCCGCGGGGCGCGCCCTCACCGGCCCGCAGCGCGACGAGTTGCAGGTGAAGATGGCCTCCTCCGGCCAGCCCGCCGCATCCTGTTCGACCGGTGAGCAGAAGGCGATGCTGATCGCGATCACCCTCGCCCACGGCATCCTTGCCGCCGCCGGACGGCCCTCGGTGCTGCTCCTCGACGAGGTCGCCGCGCACCTTGACCCGGTGCGCCGGACCGAGCTTTTCAACCGGCTCCGGACCGGCAAGGCCCAGGTCTGGATGACCGGCACCGAACTTGCCCCCTTCGATCCGATCCGGGCCGAGGCAGCGGTCTGGCGGGTGGCGGGCGGAGGCGTGGAGCGGCTCTAGAGCGGGCGAAGTTTACAAAGTTGACACTGTAAACTTCACAATCCTACAGTAATTCCGCTGTAAAATCATGTTCTTGAAGCGCAAAACCGAAGTTGACACTTTGTTTTCGCTTTTTCGGCCCTTCCTTGGCTTCGCCGCTGCCTGACAATGGGAAAGAGCCGCGCTCCCCCCATAACGCCCCGGCTTCCAGTAGGAAATCGGCCGCAGCGACCGGCCTGCGCCCGCCTATTCGGCCGGCGGCAGGGCTTCCTGCACCTCACCGAGGGTCGATTCCACCAGCTTCTCGATCCCCTCGGCGGTCGGGTGGATGCGGTCGGACTGGAACAGCGCCGGATCGCGGTAGATGTCCTCCAGCCAGAAGGGGATCAGCGCCGCGCCGTATTCCTTCGCGAGATCGCGGTAGATCGCATCGAACTGGGCCTGGTACTCCGGCCCGTAATTCGGCGGCGCACGCATCCCCATCAGCAACACCGGCACCTTCTGCTTCTGCAGGATCGCCAGCATCTTGCCGAGGTTTTCGCGGGTCTGCTCGGGCGAGATGCCGCGCAGCAGGTCGTTGCCGCCCAATTCGAGGATGAACAGCGCCGGCGGCGTCTTCTGCGCGGCCAGCGTGAATTCCAGCCGGTTGAGCCCCGCCGCGCTGGTATCGCCCGAGACGCCCGCGTTCACCACGTCGGCATTGATCCCCTTCGCCCGCAGCGCCGCTTCGAGCTTCTCCGGATAGGCGTCACGCGGGTCGAGGCCGTAGCCTGCGAAAAGACTGTCCCCGAAGGCGATGATCACGCGCTCGGGCCCCATTACCGGCACGGCGGGCAGTTCGGGCCGGCCATCCTCGGCCAGCGGGGCGGCAGGCGCAGCCTCGTCTGCCCCCTCCCCGCACGCTGCCAGCGCCAGCGACACGGCGGCCAAGAGGGCAATATTCGACCAAGAGCGCTTGTGCATCTGCACACCTTCCATACCTGTAGCTTGTTGCAACCCATCACCTATGCCATCGGAACCCCGTGACAAGCCCCTCTCTCGCGATCAGCGCCCGCAACCTCACCCTCACCCTCGGCAGCACAGCTTCGCCGGTGACGATCCTGCGCGGGATCGATCTCGACATTCCGCGCGGGGAAGTGGTGGCGCTGCTCGGGCCATCGGGATCGGGCAAGAGCTCGCTAATGGCGGTGCTCTCCGGCCTCGAACGCGCCAGCGGCGGGAGCCTCGATGTCGCCGGCGCGGATTTCGCCGCGCTCGACGAGGACGGGCTGGCGGCCGCGCGGCGGGGACGGATCGGGATTGTGCTCCAGGCCTTCCACCTCCTGCCCACCATGACCGCCGCCGAGAACGTCGCCACCCCGATGGAACTCGCGGGCATGGCCGATGCTGCGCCCCGCGCGCTGGCGGAACTGGAAGCGGTCGGCCTCGGCCACCGCACCGGGCACTACCCCACCCAGCTTTCGGGCGGCGAGCAGCAGCGGGTCGCCATCGCCCGCGCCACCGCCCCGCGGCCCGACCTGATCTTCGCAGACGAGCCGACCGGCAATCTCGATGCCGCGACCGGCGAGGAGATCATCAAGCTGCTATTCGCCCGCCGCGCCGAGACCGGGGCGACGCTGCTGATCATCACCCATGACGCCGCCCTTGCTGCCCGCTGCGAGCGGGTTCTGACCATGGCGGACGGGGTGATCGTCTCCGACACCCGGGCGAAGGCCGCCGCATGAGCCTGCCGCTCGGCACGGCATGGCGCATCGCCCGGCGCGATCTCAACGCGCGCTTCCGTGGCCTGAGGCTGCTGCTGGTGTGCATCTTCCTCGGCACCGCCGCGCTCGCCGCGATCGGGACCCTGACCGCCGCGATCGAGCGCGAACTGGCGTCCAGTGGGCAGGAGCTGCTCGGCGGCGATCTCGAGGTCGAGGTGTGGCAGCGCGACCTCAGGCCCGAGGAAGTCGAGGCGCTCGGCGCATATGGCGAGGTCTCCAGCGGCTACCGGATGCAGGCGATGGCGAGCACGCCCGAGGCGGCGGCGCCCGTCGAGCTCAAGGCGGTCGATGCGAAATGGCCGTTGTTCGGCCGGCTGGAGCTGGCCGACGGGCGCCGCGTCGGCGCGCCTTCGGGCAATGACGCCTACCTCGCCGCGACCGCGCTCGAACGGCTCGGCATCGCGGTGGGCGACAGCTTCCGGGTCGGGACCCTCACCCTGCAGGTCGCCGGAGTGATCGCGGATGAGCCCGACCGCCTGTCCGAAGGCTTCCAGCTCGGCCCGACGATCATCACCGCGCAAGACATTCCCGCCCGCGCCGGCCTGCTGCAACCGGGCGCGCTCTACCAGAGCAAGCACCGCGTCGCCTTCGCCGATGCAGGGCGCGATCCGGAGGTGGTCGAGGACGCGCTGACCAAGCAGTTTCCGACCGCCGGGTTCGACATCCGCACGCGCGACCGCGCCTCGCCCGGCGCGGACCGCTTCGTGCGGCAGATGAGCGACTTCCTGACGCTGGTGGGCCTCGCCGCGCTGGTGATCGCGGGGATCGGCATCGCGGGCGGCGTCTCCTCCTATCTCGACCAGCGCCGTGCGAGCATCGCGACGCTGAAGGTGCTGGGCGCGACCTCCTCCGACATCGTGCGCATCTATGCCATGCAGATCGGCGTGGCGGCGCTGGCCGGGAGCCTTGCCGGGCTGGCGGCGGGCGTGGCGGTGACGCCGCTGCTGGCGGGGGCCTTGCAGGGCCTGCTGCCGGTCGAGAGCGGGTTCATCGTCTCGCCCCCCGCCCTGCTTCTGGCGGCGAGCTACGGTCTGCTGGTCGCCTTCGCCTTCGCCGCCGCGCCCCTGCTGCGCGCGCGGACCTTTCCGGCGATGGCGCTGATGCGATCGGGGATCGTGCCGCTGGCGCGAGACCGGCGCGCGCTGCTGGCGACGGCGCTCGGCCTTGCGGCGATCTGCGCGCTGGCGCTGGCGACGACCGCGCAGCCGATGCTCTCGGGCGGGTTCCTGCTCGGCGCAGGCGGCGCGCTGGTGCTGCTGGCGGGCATCGGCTGGGGCATTCAGGCCCTCGCCCGCCGCCTGCCGCGTCCGGCCAATCCGCTGCTCAGGAGCGCCATCGCCAACATCCACCGCCCCGGCGCGCCCACGGGGGCGCTGGTGACGGCGCTGGGCTTCGGCCTTGCCGCCTTCGTGCTGCTGGCGGCGGTGCAGAGCGCGATCGACGGCAATATCCAGAGCCGCGTGCCGCAAGAGGCCCCCGATTACTTCGTGCTCGACGTGCCCCCCGCCAAGGAGCCGCGCTTCTTCCAACTGGTGCAGGGCGAATTCCCCAAGGCCGGGATCCGCACCGTGCCGACGATGCGCGGCGCGGTGCTCGCCTATGGGCCCAAGGACAAGATGGTGCGCGTCGCCGACCTCAAGGAGATCCCCGAAGGCGCATGGGCGCTGCGCGGCGAGCGCGGGCTGACCTATGCCGACACCCTGCCCCAGGGCAACCGCGTGGTGGCGGGGGAATGGTGGAGCCCCTTCCACAAGGGCGAGCCGCTGGTCTCGGTCGATGCCGATTTCGCCCGCGCGGTGGGCCTGAAGCCCGGCGACTACCTTACCATCGGCATTCTCGGCGTGGAGCGCACCGCGCGCGTCGCCAACCTGCGCGAGATCGACTGGGAGAGCATGGGCTTCAATTTCGCGCTGGTCTTCAGCCGCAACGCGATCGCCGATGCACCGCACAACCTCTCGGCGACCATCGACCTACCCGAGGGCGCCGACAGCGCCGCAAGGGGCCGGTTGCTGCGCGCGATGGTGAAGGAGATGCCCTCGTCCTCGGTGATCGAGGTGGGCGGCATTTTGGTCGAGGCGCGGAAGCTCCTCCAGCAGGTCAGCCTCGCCACGCTGGCGGCGGCGGCGGTGACGGTGCTGGCGGGGCTTGCGGTGCTGATGGGCGCGATCGCGGCGGCGCGGGCGGCGCGGACCTATGACACGGTGATGCTGCGCGTGCTGGGCGCGAGCCGGCGGCAGGTGCTGCTGCTCCAGCTGGCCGAATACGGGCTGATTGCAGGGATCCTCGCGCTGGTGGCGCTGGCACTCGGCGGGGGTCTGGCCTGGGTGGTGATCACCCAGCTGTTCGAATTCGACTGGCTGCCCGACTGGGGCGAGGTTCTCGCCGTGCTCGGTCTCGGGGTGGCGCTGGTGCTGGCCTTCGCGCTCGGCGGCTCGCTGCCGCTGCTGCGGGCCAAGCCGGCGCGCGCCCTGCGGGAACTCTAGGCGAAGACCTCCTCGAGCGCCTCGGCCCCGCCGCCTGTCACCTCGCTGTGCAGCGCCGCATTGAAAGCTGCCGCGAAGATGGTGACGAGGATGAACAGGAGCACGATCAGCAGCACGCCTAGAAGAACCACGCCCTCCGAGGCGACAGCACCTTGCCCGCCGTCCGGCAGCGCGCTGAAAACGAGCACGAAGGGCAGGCCAAGCCCCACCGCCATCAGCGCCGTCAAGGCGATCATCGCGAGCAGGATGGAAAGCACCTTGCCGCGCGTCAGCACCCATGAGCGGCGCAGCGCGGCGAGCGGGTTGTACACCTGGTCGACCGCCACGACCGGCACAAGCACCGAAAAGCGGCAGGCGAGGTAGATCGCCACCGGCAGCAGCACGAGACCGATCACCGTGCCCGCGGCCGAGCTTTCCCCGCTCTCGCTGCCGCCGGTCGCCGTCTCTACCGCCACGGCGAGGGCGACATAGGCGGCCGTCGCCAGCACCGCGACGACGAAGAACGGCAGGGCACTGCGGAAGCCGCGCGCCATTGCCGGGCCGAAGGCCGGCTCCTCCAGCGGCGAGGCGAGCGTGACCATCGCCGCCTGCTGCGCCAGCACCAGCACCAGATAGGCGCCGTAGAACAGCACCACCATCGCCAGCATCCCGATCCCCATGCCGGCGATCGCCGTGGTGTCCTCGAGCCCCTCGAGGCTCTCCATGCCCGACAGGCTCATCATCACAATCCCGACGCCCAGCGCGATCGAGCCCGCGATCTGGATCGCGAAGAACACCGCCCACATCCCCGCCAGCTTCCAGAACCGCTGCCGCAGCATGGCGAAACTCGTCGCAAACACGCGTCCGATCTGCATTGTGCGAAACCCCTTGCGGCCATCCCCGTGCCGCCAGGTCAGGAATGCACCGGCCAAGCCCTTGGCGCAAACACAAAAAAGCCCCGCACCTTGCCGGTGCGGGGCCTTTTTCTTGCCGGAGGGCCGAAGCCCTCCCGCGATCAGAAGCGGAAGCGCACGAGACCGCCATAGGTGCGCGGCTGGTTCGGATAGCCCGAAACCGTGCCGGCCTGCGCGACGCCGTCGAACACCGTGATGATGAACTGGTCGTCGAGAAGGTTGCGCGCCCACAGGCCGACTTCCAGCCCGTTCTCCATCTGGAAGATCATCGAGGCGTTGACCAGGTTGGTCTCGCGCTGGAAGATCCGCGGGTCGCGGCGGGCGTTAACCGGGCCGTTGAAGGTCGGCAAGCCGTTGTTGATCGCGACGTTGCTTTCATGGGCATAGTCGATGCGGCTGATCAGCTTGTTGCCGCTGCTGCCGAATTCGAGCGTGTGGGTCGCCGAGGTGGCAAGGCTCCACGAAGGGATGCCGCCCGGACGGAAGCCGGTCAGGTCGCCCACCGGGCTTGCGGTGAAGCTGTCGAAGTTCGGATCGAGGTGGGTCGCCGCGAAGGTGAACACCAGGCTGTCGCTCGGACGGACCGTGGCGTCGAATTCGAAGCCGCGCACCGACTGCTGACCGGCATTGTTCAGCTGGAAGCCGGTGCCGGTGAACAGGAAGCTCTGGAAGCCCTGGATGGTCTGGTCGAACAGCGCGAGGTTGAAGCCGAAGCCCGGCCACTGCGCCTTCATGCCCAGTTCGTAGACTTCCGCCTCTTCCGGCCCGGCAAAGCGCGAACCGGTGGTGAGGTTGGGAACCGCGAGACCCGCGTTGGTCACCGGCGAGGCCGGTGCGGCGAAGGTCGAACGGCCCGGACCGGGAATGAAGTCGCCGAACACCGGACGGCTGTCACGCGAGAGGTTGATCGAGCTCGCCTTGAAGCCGGTCGCGTAGCTCGCGTAGATGTTGACCTCGTTCGAGACCTGATAGGCGGCGCGCAGCAGGTAGGTGAACTGGTCGTCCTGCGTGCGGCCCGGCTCCACCGAGTTGGGGACGTTGAGGAACGGCGGCTGGAACTGGAACGGCGTCAGCCCGAGGAAGGGGTTGGTCGCCGGGTTGGTCGCCACCGCCAGCAGCGCCTGCTGGTTGGCCGCCGGAAGCGCCTGGAACTGCGCCCGGTTACGCACCGCACCGCCGCTCGCCAAGGTGATGAAGGCATCGACGAGGTTGGTGCTCGACAGCTCGTCGAAAGCCTGCTGCGACAGCGCGAAGTCCTTGCGGTCGTCGGTGTAGTTGAAGCCGGCGGTGAAGACGAGGCCATCGACCGGTTCGAAGTCCACGGTGCCGAACACCGACCACGCCTTGTTGTCCATCGCGAACTGTTCGGCGGTCAGCGGTCCGGCGCTGAAGATCGCGCCCTGCGGCAGGCCGAGCGCGGCCTCGACCCCGTTGAACACGGTGGGGTTGCCGGTCAGCAGGCTGAAGAACCGACGGGCGTCCGCGCCGGTGGTGAGGCGGCTGTCCTGGGTGATCGACTCGTCGAAGTAGAAGCCGCCCAGCAGGAAGTTGATCGGGCCATCGAAGTCCGAGGCCAGACGCAGTTCCTGCGTGAAGGTATCGACCTTCTGGTCACGCACTTCGGTCACCACGTTGGCGCTGGTGAAGTCGACGTCCTGATCGAGGAAGTTCTTCAGTTCGCGGTAGGCGGTGATCGAGGTGAAGGTCAGGTTGCCCACGTTCCAGTCGGCCTGGATCGAGCCGCCGTAGTTGTCGACGGTGTTGCGCGGGACCTGGCTGAGGAAGGTGTTGTAGCTGAAGAAGTCGGTGTCGAGCGCGCCGCCGACGGCGCGGATCGCGCCCGCCGTCGGGCCGGCGACCAGGGTCGAGACCTGGCAGCACACCTCGTCGATTGCCGAATAGTCGGCGATGGCGCGGATCTTGAAGTCGGGGGTCGGCTCGATCAGCAGCTGGCCGCGGGCCGACCAGCGGTTGCGGTCCGACAGTTCCTCGTCGAGGTTGACGATCGTGGCATAGCCGTCACGCCGGTTGTAGCTGCCGTCGAGCGCGAAGGCGATGTTCTCGCTGATCGGGCCGGTCACCTCGCCGCGCAGGACGAAGGCGTTGTAGTTGCCGTAGCTCGCTTCGACGAGGCCGCCGAATTCGTACTGCGGCTCCTTGGTGACGACCGAGATCACGCCCGCCGACGCGTTCTTGCCGAACAGGGTCGATTGCGGCCCGTTCAGCACTTCGATGCGCTGGACCATGTTGAGGTCGGACAGGGCCGCGGCCGAGCGCGAGCGGAACACGCCGTCGATGAACACGCCGACCGAAGGCTCGATCCCGAAGTTGTTGTCGCCATTGCCGAAGCCG encodes:
- a CDS encoding arylesterase codes for the protein MHKRSWSNIALLAAVSLALAACGEGADEAAPAAPLAEDGRPELPAVPVMGPERVIIAFGDSLFAGYGLDPRDAYPEKLEAALRAKGINADVVNAGVSGDTSAAGLNRLEFTLAAQKTPPALFILELGGNDLLRGISPEQTRENLGKMLAILQKQKVPVLLMGMRAPPNYGPEYQAQFDAIYRDLAKEYGAALIPFWLEDIYRDPALFQSDRIHPTAEGIEKLVESTLGEVQEALPPAE
- a CDS encoding ABC transporter ATP-binding protein — protein: MTSPSLAISARNLTLTLGSTASPVTILRGIDLDIPRGEVVALLGPSGSGKSSLMAVLSGLERASGGSLDVAGADFAALDEDGLAAARRGRIGIVLQAFHLLPTMTAAENVATPMELAGMADAAPRALAELEAVGLGHRTGHYPTQLSGGEQQRVAIARATAPRPDLIFADEPTGNLDAATGEEIIKLLFARRAETGATLLIITHDAALAARCERVLTMADGVIVSDTRAKAAA
- a CDS encoding ABC transporter permease, coding for MSLPLGTAWRIARRDLNARFRGLRLLLVCIFLGTAALAAIGTLTAAIERELASSGQELLGGDLEVEVWQRDLRPEEVEALGAYGEVSSGYRMQAMASTPEAAAPVELKAVDAKWPLFGRLELADGRRVGAPSGNDAYLAATALERLGIAVGDSFRVGTLTLQVAGVIADEPDRLSEGFQLGPTIITAQDIPARAGLLQPGALYQSKHRVAFADAGRDPEVVEDALTKQFPTAGFDIRTRDRASPGADRFVRQMSDFLTLVGLAALVIAGIGIAGGVSSYLDQRRASIATLKVLGATSSDIVRIYAMQIGVAALAGSLAGLAAGVAVTPLLAGALQGLLPVESGFIVSPPALLLAASYGLLVAFAFAAAPLLRARTFPAMALMRSGIVPLARDRRALLATALGLAAICALALATTAQPMLSGGFLLGAGGALVLLAGIGWGIQALARRLPRPANPLLRSAIANIHRPGAPTGALVTALGFGLAAFVLLAAVQSAIDGNIQSRVPQEAPDYFVLDVPPAKEPRFFQLVQGEFPKAGIRTVPTMRGAVLAYGPKDKMVRVADLKEIPEGAWALRGERGLTYADTLPQGNRVVAGEWWSPFHKGEPLVSVDADFARAVGLKPGDYLTIGILGVERTARVANLREIDWESMGFNFALVFSRNAIADAPHNLSATIDLPEGADSAARGRLLRAMVKEMPSSSVIEVGGILVEARKLLQQVSLATLAAAAVTVLAGLAVLMGAIAAARAARTYDTVMLRVLGASRRQVLLLQLAEYGLIAGILALVALALGGGLAWVVITQLFEFDWLPDWGEVLAVLGLGVALVLAFALGGSLPLLRAKPARALREL
- a CDS encoding glycerophosphoryl diester phosphodiesterase membrane domain-containing protein — protein: MQIGRVFATSFAMLRQRFWKLAGMWAVFFAIQIAGSIALGVGIVMMSLSGMESLEGLEDTTAIAGMGIGMLAMVVLFYGAYLVLVLAQQAAMVTLASPLEEPAFGPAMARGFRSALPFFVVAVLATAAYVALAVAVETATGGSESGESSAAGTVIGLVLLPVAIYLACRFSVLVPVVAVDQVYNPLAALRRSWVLTRGKVLSILLAMIALTALMAVGLGLPFVLVFSALPDGGQGAVASEGVVLLGVLLIVLLFILVTIFAAAFNAALHSEVTGGGAEALEEVFA